TCGAAAAACAGAAGTTTTGCTTGAAATGGCACCGtaaaaagccattaaaaaaacTTCCATTATTGTACGACCGAGTCTgaatacatatatgcatatagagTAGTAGCAGATAACAGGCGGAGGGGCTGAAAAGCAGCAAAACACCCGGAACATATTGATACATATGGACGTAGACTTCAAGATAACGAAAGAAGTAAGTTGCCGCGTCGCGttttcttatatatttacCTTTTACTAGCTGTAGCTTTTGTTCTCAGGCATTTCCTATAATACATAATGGTGGCGGCCAAGTACGAGCGGCTGAATACCAGTGCTGAGGCGGGTGgcaacggaaatggaaatgccagCGATGCAGAAGACGAGGAGATCGAACTTCATTTAGCCCAGCAGTCGCAGCTGAGCAATGGCCATCGCTTGCGGCAGAGCAACTTCAAGTACGCCAGCGGAACGACCGGATCCGGCGAGACACCGGGCAGCACCGAAACGGCCACGTTGGCCCAGGAAAGCATGATGATGCAGATGGCCGTGGGCACTCTGGCCATTATCCTATTGTATCTGGCGCTTTCCATATCGCTGACATTCTACCAAACGCACATTAACCGGGAGATGCCCTTTCCGCTGACCATCGTGACCTATCACTTGGTTTTAAAGTTCCTTCTGGCGGCCGCGGCGCGCAAAATCTACAGGATGCGAGTGGGCCGGTCGCGGGTTCAGTTGGATTGGAGGCTCGCCCTGAGGAAAATGGCACCAACGGGAGTGGCCAGTGCCATCGACATTGGTTTCTCCAACTGGGGCCTCGCTCTGGTACCCATTTCCCTCTACACCATGACCAAGTCCTCGACCATCGTCTTCATCCTGCTATTCGCAATCGCCTTTGGACTGGAGAAGAAGGTGAGCCAATGTGCTATCCATTTAATACAGACTGAATTAGGGAACTTACACGTTGAAGAGTTTTTATGAGCCTTATCTATTGAATTGTATAAAAAGAACTCACAAGTGCAAACAGGTTTACAACTTTTTAAGCTTCTTATCTAGATAGTAGAGTAATTTGAGTTGAGCTGCGTTATTATAAATATCTTATATATCTTAATTTTTAACAGAGTCTCagtaattatattaataaccCTCAATGatttcgaaacattttttaattcacTTATCATTTATCTAAAAAAATCACTGAATGATAAACCATTATcttccaacaacaacacgataaggaaaagataaaaaacattatctctgatattatttttgtagacCACCACTGTTGCATTATTATCAGTTAATTGTAAGCAATCCATATACCCAGTCATTTTACTTGTTGATAAGTAATTTGGCATATTTATGAACATGCGATGATTTGGTATTAACTTTAGAGCAGATGCTTATCGGTTAgataataaaaatggaaatgcaaatagcaCTAAACTGGTTTAGAATGTGTTAAGTATTTAAAACTTGCTGGTCTAGTTTCTTTTAACTAGATCTGAATTGTTGAAACCCGAGAAGTGAAAACGAATTATCAAACATTGCACCTTCTTTGTCCAATTATGATTATGCATTAATGGCATTCTTTACTTTCAGAGCTGGTCTCTGGTCTCGATTGTGGGCCTGATAGGCATCGGCCTTCTGATGTTCACCTACAAGTCAACGGACTTTAATGCCCTTggcttcttcttcatccttttcGCCTCGTTAAGCAGCGGACTGCGATGGAGTTTTGCGCAGTTCATAATGCAGAAATCGAAGCTAGGCTTGCACAACCCCATCGACATGATATATTATATGCAGCCGTGGATGATTGCCTCACTGGTGCCCCTCGTAATTGGAATCGAAGGTTGGTTTGTAGCTTAGTGCtcaaaaatgaacatttaatTATCATCAAACGGTTCCAGGTGCCAACCTCATCGTGGTGATAGAAAATCTGCACAACCACCACTCGATTGAGATAACTTGGGCGATTGCGAGGATAACAGTGGGAGCTTTGCTGGCTTTTTTCATGGAGTTCAGTGAGTTCCTGGTGGTGAGCAAGACCTCCAGTCTGACGCTATCGATAGCAGGGATATTCAAGGATATCTGCCAGTTGGCATTAGCTGTGACCATCAAGAAGGACCACCTGAGTGTGATCAACACCATTGGCCTGGCCATTTGCCTGGCGGGTATCTTCTGCCACCTCCTGCACAAGTACTCCAATATGAAGGAGATGCAAAAGCTGCAGGAGTTGTCACTTGAAAACGACC
This genomic interval from Drosophila teissieri strain GT53w chromosome 3L, Prin_Dtei_1.1, whole genome shotgun sequence contains the following:
- the LOC122615750 gene encoding solute carrier family 35 member C2, with the protein product MVAAKYERLNTSAEAGGNGNGNASDAEDEEIELHLAQQSQLSNGHRLRQSNFKYASGTTGSGETPGSTETATLAQESMMMQMAVGTLAIILLYLALSISLTFYQTHINREMPFPLTIVTYHLVLKFLLAAAARKIYRMRVGRSRVQLDWRLALRKMAPTGVASAIDIGFSNWGLALVPISLYTMTKSSTIVFILLFAIAFGLEKKSWSLVSIVGLIGIGLLMFTYKSTDFNALGFFFILFASLSSGLRWSFAQFIMQKSKLGLHNPIDMIYYMQPWMIASLVPLVIGIEGANLIVVIENLHNHHSIEITWAIARITVGALLAFFMEFSEFLVVSKTSSLTLSIAGIFKDICQLALAVTIKKDHLSVINTIGLAICLAGIFCHLLHKYSNMKEMQKLQELSLENDHEESSPGEYKFNGGSAIVGVHVKSHSTLTVPLLEQTDSEDESGPSNKQNASDVIFDVLKRRDMQR